A window of the Thermodesulforhabdus norvegica genome harbors these coding sequences:
- the thrS gene encoding threonine--tRNA ligase: MEQEVVEVKGSDGKLLQVEKGTPVREVLKKLYGELDTKWVAARVNGNLYDLDRPLYESGNHTVEPVSIDSPEGLEILRHSTSHVMAQAVKELFPDARVAIGPAIENGFYYDFDVPKPFSPEDLEKIEKRMSQIISERVPFVRREMPREEAIRFFREKGEKYKVELLEELDEPTVSLYQQGTFVDLCRGPHIPDTGYIGAFRLTGVAGAYWRGDERNPMLQRIYGTAFADRQSLERYLNFLEEAKRRDHRRLGRELDLFQFSDEVGAGMVIYHPRGAMLRQILEAFEKREHLRRGYQIVMGPTLLKTELWKRSGHFDNYREFMYFTEIEGQSYGIKPMNCLAHMLIYKSKVRSYRDLPIRYFELGTVHRHEKSGVLHGLLRVRQFTQDDAHILCTPDQLQSEIQGVIDFVIDVMDMFGFPYEMEISTRPEKSIGTDEDWERATTALMSALDAKGIPYAICEGEGAFYGPKIDVKLKDALERRWQCATIQCDFTLPERFDLTYVGPDGERHRPVMLHRVILGAMERFIGILIEHYAGAFPLWLAPVQAVIVTVTDKQLDYARKVCEELRDAGVRVELDDRSEKLGYKIREAQVQKIPYMVVIGDREVEAGMINPRRRDGKQLGAMSTDQFVDLLEKECRVESKGRVGLGII, translated from the coding sequence ATGGAACAGGAAGTTGTAGAGGTGAAAGGCTCGGACGGCAAGCTTCTGCAGGTCGAGAAAGGGACCCCGGTCAGGGAGGTGTTGAAGAAACTGTACGGTGAACTGGACACTAAATGGGTCGCCGCCAGGGTTAACGGAAATCTTTACGACCTGGATCGCCCCCTGTACGAAAGCGGTAACCATACCGTTGAACCCGTATCGATAGATTCTCCAGAAGGTCTCGAAATTTTAAGGCACAGTACCTCACATGTCATGGCTCAGGCCGTAAAAGAACTTTTTCCCGATGCCAGGGTTGCCATAGGTCCGGCAATCGAAAACGGTTTTTACTACGACTTTGATGTACCGAAACCTTTTTCTCCCGAAGATCTGGAAAAGATAGAAAAGCGAATGTCTCAGATAATTTCGGAGCGGGTGCCTTTCGTAAGACGGGAAATGCCGCGGGAGGAGGCCATACGATTTTTCAGAGAAAAAGGAGAAAAGTACAAAGTGGAGCTTCTGGAGGAGCTCGACGAGCCGACAGTATCCCTTTACCAGCAGGGTACTTTCGTGGATCTCTGCCGTGGACCCCACATACCCGACACCGGCTACATAGGAGCCTTCAGGTTAACCGGCGTGGCCGGGGCCTATTGGCGGGGTGATGAGCGTAATCCGATGCTACAGAGGATTTACGGTACCGCTTTTGCCGATAGGCAGTCCCTGGAGAGGTATTTGAACTTTCTCGAGGAGGCAAAACGAAGAGACCACAGGCGGCTGGGGCGAGAGCTGGATCTTTTCCAGTTCAGCGACGAAGTGGGCGCAGGAATGGTTATTTATCATCCCAGGGGAGCCATGCTCCGGCAGATCCTTGAAGCCTTTGAGAAACGGGAACATCTGCGCCGCGGATATCAGATTGTCATGGGTCCGACTCTTCTGAAGACCGAACTCTGGAAAAGGTCGGGACACTTCGATAATTATCGGGAATTTATGTATTTTACGGAAATTGAGGGTCAATCTTACGGTATAAAACCGATGAACTGTCTCGCCCACATGCTGATTTATAAATCCAAAGTGCGGAGCTACAGAGATCTGCCCATTCGTTATTTCGAGCTGGGAACGGTTCATCGTCATGAAAAGTCCGGTGTATTACACGGTCTCCTGAGGGTAAGACAGTTTACTCAGGACGATGCTCATATATTGTGTACGCCTGATCAACTTCAGTCCGAGATTCAGGGGGTTATCGATTTTGTAATAGATGTTATGGATATGTTCGGGTTTCCCTATGAAATGGAGATCAGTACCCGTCCTGAAAAATCGATCGGTACCGATGAGGATTGGGAAAGGGCTACCACGGCTCTTATGAGTGCCCTGGATGCCAAGGGAATTCCTTATGCCATTTGTGAGGGTGAAGGGGCCTTTTACGGTCCAAAAATTGACGTAAAATTGAAAGATGCGCTGGAAAGAAGGTGGCAATGTGCGACGATTCAGTGCGATTTTACTTTACCGGAGCGATTTGATTTGACATATGTAGGGCCTGATGGAGAAAGACATCGGCCTGTGATGCTTCATCGGGTTATACTGGGTGCAATGGAGAGATTTATAGGGATTCTTATTGAGCATTACGCAGGGGCTTTCCCTCTGTGGCTGGCTCCTGTACAAGCCGTTATCGTTACCGTTACTGATAAGCAGCTGGACTATGCCCGGAAGGTCTGCGAAGAACTGCGTGATGCCGGGGTGAGAGTCGAACTGGATGACCGCAGCGAGAAGCTGGGATACAAGATCAGGGAAGCTCAGGTTCAGAAGATTCCTTATATGGTGGTTATAGGCGACAGAGAGGTTGAAGCAGGAATGATAAATCCCAGGAGACGCGACGGAAAACAGCTAGGGGCGATGAGTACGGATCAGTTCGTGGATCTCCTGGAAAAAGAGTGTCGAGTTGAGTCTAAAGGGCGTGTAGGATTGGGGATTATTTAA
- the infC gene encoding translation initiation factor IF-3: MEREVRVNHEIKAREVRLIGTDGKQLGIVPLSQALQIAEEEGLDLVEVAPQADPPVCKIMDYGKYKYQLSKKSQEARKKQTVIQVKEVKIRPKTDEHDFQTKLRHIRRFLSQRNKAKITVLFRGREIVYKDQGYQILERIRQELEGEAVVEQMPREEGRNLVMVLAPK; this comes from the coding sequence CTGGAGCGAGAAGTACGTGTTAATCATGAGATTAAGGCTCGTGAGGTGCGTCTGATAGGCACCGATGGGAAGCAACTCGGTATTGTACCGCTTTCACAGGCGTTGCAGATAGCGGAGGAAGAGGGGCTGGACCTGGTGGAAGTTGCTCCTCAGGCCGATCCTCCCGTCTGCAAGATCATGGATTACGGTAAATACAAGTACCAGCTCAGCAAGAAGTCTCAGGAAGCCAGGAAGAAGCAGACCGTTATCCAGGTCAAAGAGGTCAAAATTCGTCCCAAGACGGACGAACACGATTTTCAGACCAAGTTACGCCACATCAGGCGCTTTCTGTCTCAGAGGAACAAAGCCAAGATAACGGTGCTTTTTCGAGGGCGAGAAATCGTTTACAAAGATCAGGGTTATCAGATTTTAGAGCGGATCCGCCAGGAGCTGGAAGGCGAGGCCGTGGTAGAGCAAATGCCCAGAGAAGAAGGGCGGAACCTGGTTATGGTTCTGGCTCCGAAATAA
- a CDS encoding tRNA (cytidine(34)-2'-O)-methyltransferase — protein MVRVVLYRPEIPQNTGNIARTCAATRTPLHLIRPLGFHLSDRHLKRAGLDYWPYVDLHIHESFSDFLETVRPGRCVLFSTRGKMLYTDWRFNIDDCLVFGSETSGLPRELLEDPSYPVIRIPHDRSRVRSLNLSTAVGIALYEALRQLEFGTLFAGICRHEGGGHGERCEGVV, from the coding sequence ATGGTGCGTGTTGTTTTGTACCGTCCTGAGATTCCTCAGAATACCGGGAATATTGCCAGGACGTGTGCAGCTACTCGTACACCGCTTCACCTGATAAGGCCCCTTGGGTTTCATCTCAGTGACAGACACCTCAAACGGGCAGGTCTGGATTATTGGCCTTATGTTGATTTACACATTCACGAGTCCTTTTCGGACTTTCTGGAGACGGTTCGCCCGGGGCGATGCGTCCTCTTTTCCACCAGAGGTAAGATGCTTTATACGGATTGGAGATTCAATATTGACGACTGTCTTGTCTTTGGGTCCGAAACCTCCGGTCTTCCCCGTGAGCTTCTAGAGGATCCTTCGTATCCGGTAATAAGGATTCCTCATGATCGAAGCCGAGTGAGAAGCCTTAACCTTTCTACCGCTGTGGGAATCGCTCTGTATGAAGCTCTAAGACAGCTTGAGTTTGGCACTTTGTTTGCCGGGATATGCCGCCATGAAGGGGGAGGCCATGGTGAACGATGCGAAGGCGTTGTGTGA
- the rfaE2 gene encoding D-glycero-beta-D-manno-heptose 1-phosphate adenylyltransferase, which translates to MCNKYREQGLCIVFTNGCFDILHPGHLRYLEEAKAQGDILIVGVNSDRSVAMLKGPKRPILDEKARAELVAGLHCVDFVTIFDTPDPLPLIELIIPDVLVKGADWDEHAIVGRDVVLKHGGRVYRAPYLSGYSTTGIIEKIRGE; encoded by the coding sequence ATGTGTAACAAATACAGGGAGCAAGGCTTGTGTATAGTCTTTACAAATGGATGTTTTGATATTCTTCATCCGGGACATCTGCGCTACCTGGAAGAAGCAAAAGCACAGGGAGACATCCTCATCGTGGGGGTCAACTCAGACAGGTCCGTCGCCATGCTAAAGGGACCCAAAAGGCCCATACTTGACGAAAAGGCAAGAGCCGAACTGGTGGCAGGGCTTCACTGCGTTGATTTCGTTACCATCTTTGATACTCCCGATCCTCTACCTCTGATTGAGCTTATTATTCCCGATGTTCTGGTAAAGGGTGCCGACTGGGATGAACATGCCATAGTCGGTCGTGACGTGGTTCTAAAACACGGAGGAAGAGTTTATCGTGCGCCCTACCTGAGCGGGTACTCCACGACAGGGATCATCGAAAAAATAAGAGGCGAATAG
- the meaB gene encoding methylmalonyl Co-A mutase-associated GTPase MeaB, translated as MSDVVQQVLKGDVRTVARLLRDIDDQVPSTRTILRELYPYTGKAYVIGITGPPGAGKSTLVDQMTAYYRKLGKTVAILAIDPTSPFSGGAILGDRIRMQRHFLDSGVFIRSLATRGHFGGLTKSTHDMITVLDAMGKDIILVETVGVGQGEVEIADCAHTTLVVTVPGLGDDIQAIKAGIMEIGNIFVVNKADREGAKKTVQELRNLLEMGKRFRMEAGAEDGWDPPVIETQAHKGIGIDDLCEAIEKHREFISAREKEWQKIVRKRVLHQFSETLKDELFKEMVKRLRKKGLELEDIVSMIVNKESDPYSLARQYINEEMVPEVSEGA; from the coding sequence ATGAGCGACGTTGTTCAGCAAGTGTTAAAAGGCGATGTACGGACTGTGGCACGACTGCTTCGTGACATCGACGATCAGGTGCCATCCACCAGGACGATTCTCAGAGAACTTTATCCTTATACCGGAAAGGCCTACGTCATCGGCATTACCGGCCCACCGGGTGCCGGTAAATCAACCCTTGTTGATCAGATGACGGCCTATTACCGCAAGCTGGGAAAAACCGTTGCGATCCTGGCCATTGATCCCACCAGTCCTTTCAGCGGCGGCGCTATTCTCGGAGATCGCATCCGCATGCAGAGACATTTCCTCGACAGCGGGGTTTTCATTCGAAGTCTTGCAACCCGTGGACACTTTGGCGGCCTTACCAAATCCACTCACGACATGATTACCGTGCTGGACGCAATGGGGAAGGACATCATCCTTGTGGAAACCGTGGGAGTCGGCCAGGGTGAGGTGGAAATAGCCGATTGTGCCCATACAACCCTTGTCGTTACCGTCCCGGGGCTTGGGGACGACATCCAGGCCATAAAAGCCGGTATTATGGAGATCGGTAACATCTTTGTGGTAAATAAAGCCGACCGTGAGGGCGCGAAGAAAACCGTCCAGGAATTGCGAAATCTCCTTGAAATGGGGAAACGCTTTCGCATGGAAGCAGGGGCAGAAGACGGATGGGATCCTCCTGTAATTGAGACTCAGGCACACAAAGGCATAGGAATAGACGATCTCTGCGAAGCCATAGAAAAACACAGGGAGTTCATATCGGCCAGGGAGAAGGAATGGCAGAAGATAGTTCGGAAGCGGGTTCTACATCAATTTTCGGAAACACTGAAAGACGAGCTTTTCAAGGAAATGGTTAAAAGGCTTAGAAAGAAAGGTCTTGAGCTGGAAGATATAGTATCGATGATAGTTAACAAAGAGTCTGATCCATACTCTCTGGCCAGGCAGTACATAAACGAAGAAATGGTCCCGGAGGTTTCGGAAGGGGCTTAA
- a CDS encoding cobalamin B12-binding domain-containing protein, translating to MAEERKIRVLIAKPGLDGHDRGARVVARALRDAGFEVIYTGCHQTPEQIVQTAIQEDVDLIGLSILSGAHNYSFPRIMELLKENGADDITVIGGGIFPLEDIPRLKEIGIKEIFTPGTKLEDIIRWVRENVKPRKM from the coding sequence ATGGCAGAGGAACGAAAAATCAGGGTATTAATAGCAAAACCGGGGCTGGACGGTCATGACAGAGGTGCAAGGGTTGTGGCCAGAGCCCTGCGTGATGCGGGTTTTGAGGTAATCTATACGGGATGTCACCAGACTCCGGAACAGATAGTACAAACGGCAATCCAGGAAGATGTGGATCTCATAGGGCTAAGTATCCTTTCGGGAGCACATAACTACTCTTTTCCCAGAATAATGGAACTGCTAAAAGAAAACGGTGCTGACGACATCACGGTAATAGGCGGGGGGATTTTCCCGCTCGAGGACATACCCAGGCTTAAAGAGATCGGCATAAAAGAAATATTTACTCCGGGTACAAAGCTTGAGGATATAATCAGGTGGGTTAGAGAAAACGTTAAACCCAGAAAAATGTGA
- a CDS encoding methylmalonyl-CoA mutase family protein produces the protein MFSESAIERIEQEYKEWLQEYEKALQKLPERLERFSTVSDLEVKPLYTPLDIKDKDYLEDIGFPGRYPFTRGVQTTMYRARLWTMRMFAGLGTAEQTNERFHYLINHGETGLSVAFDFPTLMGYDTDSPLARGECGRCGVAIDTIEDMERLFAGINLEEVTTSMTINPPASVIWAMYIANAENQGFDRRKLGGTIQNDCLKEFIAQKTLMLPPEPSLRLVVDTVEFGTREVPRWNTISISGYHIREAGATAVQELAFTIYDGITYVEECIKRGLNVDDFAGRLSFFWNSHIDFFEEIAKMRAARRMWARIMKERFKAQKPRSMMCRFHVQTAGCSLTAQEPYNNIIRTTTEALAAILGGCQSLHTNSLDEVYMIPSEFAVKIALRTQQILADEVGVANVIDPLAGSYYVEALTDRMEEEANEYIRKLDEMGGMVAAIEKNYPQMEIADSAYRFQQQIERGEKIIIGINKFPSEIPPLEVLKIDPEIERLQIERLNRFKERRNKVKLQKALDELRRRCEGPPCWENNVMPALIEAVKAGATEQECCDVYREVFGTYTDPASF, from the coding sequence ATGTTTTCTGAATCGGCAATTGAGCGGATTGAACAGGAGTATAAGGAGTGGCTTCAGGAATACGAGAAGGCACTTCAGAAACTCCCGGAACGGCTTGAAAGGTTTTCCACCGTTTCCGATCTTGAAGTAAAGCCACTTTACACGCCCCTGGACATAAAAGACAAGGATTACCTGGAAGACATCGGTTTTCCGGGTCGCTATCCCTTCACCAGAGGCGTGCAGACCACGATGTACAGGGCCAGGCTATGGACCATGAGAATGTTTGCCGGCCTGGGGACAGCGGAACAGACAAACGAGAGGTTTCACTACCTCATAAATCATGGAGAAACGGGGCTGAGTGTCGCCTTCGACTTCCCCACTTTAATGGGTTACGATACGGATTCACCTCTCGCCCGGGGAGAATGCGGCCGATGTGGGGTTGCCATTGACACAATAGAGGACATGGAACGGCTTTTTGCGGGTATAAACCTTGAGGAAGTTACCACTTCCATGACCATCAACCCTCCCGCATCGGTAATATGGGCGATGTACATAGCCAATGCGGAAAACCAGGGCTTCGACAGGCGTAAGCTCGGCGGAACCATTCAGAATGATTGTCTTAAAGAATTTATCGCCCAGAAGACACTCATGTTGCCCCCCGAGCCAAGCCTCAGACTCGTCGTTGATACCGTTGAGTTCGGAACACGGGAAGTTCCCCGCTGGAACACAATAAGCATAAGCGGGTATCACATACGAGAGGCGGGAGCAACGGCCGTTCAGGAACTGGCCTTTACGATTTACGACGGTATCACCTATGTAGAAGAGTGCATAAAGCGGGGCTTAAACGTTGACGACTTCGCCGGAAGGCTCTCCTTCTTCTGGAATTCTCACATAGACTTCTTTGAAGAAATAGCAAAGATGCGAGCCGCAAGAAGAATGTGGGCACGAATAATGAAGGAGCGCTTCAAGGCGCAGAAACCCCGGTCCATGATGTGCCGATTCCATGTCCAGACGGCAGGTTGTTCTCTTACGGCTCAGGAGCCTTACAACAACATAATCCGAACCACTACAGAAGCTCTGGCAGCAATTCTCGGAGGATGTCAATCCCTGCACACGAACTCTCTCGATGAGGTTTACATGATCCCGAGCGAATTTGCCGTGAAGATAGCACTCAGAACACAGCAGATTCTGGCCGACGAGGTCGGAGTTGCCAACGTCATCGATCCGCTGGCGGGCTCTTATTACGTGGAAGCCCTGACAGATCGCATGGAAGAAGAAGCCAATGAGTACATCCGCAAGCTCGACGAGATGGGAGGAATGGTTGCGGCAATAGAAAAGAATTATCCTCAGATGGAGATTGCCGACAGCGCATATAGATTTCAGCAGCAGATAGAAAGAGGCGAAAAAATTATTATCGGAATAAACAAGTTTCCCTCCGAAATTCCACCTTTGGAGGTCCTTAAGATCGATCCCGAAATAGAACGGCTGCAAATAGAGCGGTTAAACAGGTTCAAAGAACGACGCAACAAGGTCAAGCTCCAGAAGGCACTGGACGAGCTAAGGCGGCGTTGTGAGGGGCCTCCCTGCTGGGAAAACAACGTTATGCCGGCTCTCATCGAAGCCGTGAAAGCGGGCGCAACGGAGCAGGAGTGTTGTGACGTCTATCGAGAGGTATTTGGGACTTATACCGACCCGGCATCATTCTAA
- a CDS encoding NAD-dependent epimerase/dehydratase family protein, which produces MKLLVTGGAGFIGSHIVDGEVARGSEVVVVDNLSTGKKENLGSDVPFYCVDICNRDEIFRVFREFRPEVVSHQAAQASVSISVKDPYGDAMVNVMGTLNVLEACREFGVKHFVFASTGGAIYGEVPENSKASEEWTLNPKSPYAVAKASVEHYLRVYRHNYGLSYTILRYANVYGPRQDPYGEAGVVAIFCERILRGLEVTVYARRSVGDEGCIRDYVYVGDVEKAHSLAVRGRLLGVFNVSTGKGTTTRRLLELISSIAGKKPGVLFAPPRPGDLEVSILDNSKISSYVDGWTELEDGIRKTVEWFSRSLG; this is translated from the coding sequence ATGAAGCTGCTGGTCACAGGTGGTGCAGGTTTTATCGGAAGTCACATAGTTGATGGTGAGGTTGCAAGGGGGAGTGAGGTTGTCGTGGTGGACAACCTTTCAACGGGTAAAAAGGAAAATCTCGGTTCTGATGTGCCTTTTTACTGCGTGGACATCTGTAATAGAGATGAGATTTTTCGGGTTTTCCGTGAGTTCAGGCCCGAAGTGGTTTCTCATCAGGCCGCTCAGGCTTCCGTGAGCATCTCGGTGAAGGACCCTTATGGCGATGCAATGGTCAACGTTATGGGGACTTTGAATGTCCTTGAAGCCTGCCGAGAGTTTGGAGTGAAGCATTTTGTTTTTGCCTCAACAGGAGGGGCAATTTACGGGGAAGTTCCCGAAAATTCAAAGGCTTCTGAAGAATGGACCCTGAATCCCAAAAGCCCTTATGCGGTTGCCAAGGCATCAGTCGAACACTATCTCAGGGTTTATCGCCATAACTACGGTCTTTCCTATACGATACTAAGGTACGCAAATGTCTACGGCCCACGACAGGATCCCTACGGTGAGGCCGGGGTCGTTGCAATTTTCTGCGAGCGTATTCTGAGGGGGTTGGAAGTAACGGTTTATGCCCGAAGAAGTGTGGGAGATGAAGGATGTATAAGGGATTATGTCTATGTCGGAGATGTAGAGAAAGCCCACAGTCTTGCCGTCAGAGGGCGTCTTCTGGGAGTTTTCAACGTATCGACGGGGAAGGGGACCACTACCAGAAGGCTTCTTGAGCTCATAAGCTCCATTGCGGGGAAGAAACCCGGAGTTCTTTTCGCACCGCCAAGACCGGGGGATCTGGAGGTAAGTATCCTGGACAATAGTAAAATTAGTTCTTATGTAGATGGTTGGACGGAACTTGAAGATGGTATAAGGAAAACCGTGGAATGGTTTTCCCGTTCTCTGGGTTGA
- the def gene encoding peptide deformylase produces MALLRIHTYPDPVLKQTAKPVGSVDSSVRKLINDMAETMYDAPGIGLAATQVGDLRRVIVLDLQKPEVQEGLIALVNPVIVHAEGRTKYEEGCLSVPGYYARVKRYERVRVKGLDPDGKEVVIDADGLLAIVLQHEIDHLDGYLFIDRLGPVARELFLRRWKKSKMAQEAGIAG; encoded by the coding sequence ATGGCACTGCTTCGTATCCACACTTATCCCGATCCTGTATTAAAGCAAACGGCGAAACCCGTCGGCTCTGTCGATTCTTCCGTCAGGAAACTCATAAACGATATGGCAGAGACGATGTATGACGCTCCGGGCATTGGCCTTGCGGCAACTCAGGTTGGAGATCTGCGCAGGGTAATAGTTCTGGATCTGCAAAAACCGGAAGTTCAGGAAGGGCTAATTGCCCTTGTTAACCCCGTTATAGTTCATGCCGAGGGTCGTACCAAGTATGAAGAGGGCTGCCTGAGTGTGCCGGGCTATTACGCCAGGGTGAAGCGCTATGAAAGGGTCAGGGTTAAAGGGTTAGACCCGGATGGTAAAGAAGTTGTTATCGATGCAGATGGGCTTCTCGCCATAGTTTTACAGCATGAGATTGATCATCTTGACGGCTATCTTTTTATTGATAGGCTTGGCCCGGTGGCAAGAGAGCTTTTCCTGAGGCGCTGGAAAAAGAGCAAGATGGCTCAGGAAGCGGGGATTGCCGGCTGA
- the fmt gene encoding methionyl-tRNA formyltransferase, producing the protein MPAEMVAVGRAVRIVFCGTPEFAVPTLEALYARSIKTENTPRFEILCVVTREDRPRGRGLKLTPPPVKVFAEKVGLPIFQPGRIRSPEAVNFIRSLAPDVLVVAAYGQLIPEELLKFPLGALNVHPSLLPRFRGAAPIQRAILSGDEVTGVTIMLMDEGMDTGPILAQKVVGVGECETAGSLHDRLALMGGELLVETLEKWVKGEVEPREQDEGVATYAPPISKDETIISWFEPGYLVSRRIRAFDPLPGAVTFWRGKRVKCFGASRPRPVNFNVEPGKVIEVANSVAWICAGDGTAVPVRFFQLEGRRRLGAEEFARGLPEFVGSVLGEMRS; encoded by the coding sequence TTGCCGGCTGAGATGGTCGCGGTGGGCAGAGCTGTGAGAATTGTTTTCTGCGGGACTCCTGAGTTTGCCGTTCCCACCCTTGAAGCTCTGTACGCTCGGTCGATTAAGACCGAAAACACGCCGAGGTTTGAAATTCTCTGTGTGGTTACCCGGGAAGATCGTCCCAGAGGCCGGGGCCTGAAATTAACCCCGCCTCCGGTTAAGGTCTTTGCGGAAAAAGTGGGCCTTCCGATCTTTCAGCCCGGCCGTATTCGATCCCCTGAAGCCGTGAATTTTATCAGGTCTCTTGCTCCGGATGTGCTCGTCGTTGCAGCTTACGGTCAGCTTATTCCCGAAGAACTCCTTAAATTTCCCCTCGGTGCATTGAACGTGCATCCGTCCCTTCTGCCGCGTTTTCGTGGAGCGGCCCCCATTCAGCGGGCTATCCTTTCCGGCGATGAGGTAACGGGGGTTACGATCATGCTTATGGACGAGGGAATGGATACCGGGCCCATTCTGGCACAGAAAGTTGTTGGAGTTGGTGAATGTGAAACTGCTGGCTCCCTTCACGACAGATTAGCCCTTATGGGCGGGGAGCTTCTGGTTGAGACTCTCGAAAAGTGGGTAAAGGGCGAGGTTGAGCCGAGAGAACAGGACGAAGGAGTTGCGACCTATGCTCCTCCCATCTCCAAGGACGAAACGATTATTAGCTGGTTTGAGCCGGGGTATCTCGTTTCCCGTCGCATCCGGGCCTTTGATCCCCTTCCCGGAGCCGTTACCTTTTGGCGAGGGAAAAGAGTAAAGTGTTTTGGGGCGTCGCGGCCGAGGCCCGTCAACTTTAATGTAGAACCGGGCAAAGTTATTGAGGTTGCTAATTCTGTAGCCTGGATCTGCGCCGGAGACGGTACGGCCGTCCCGGTAAGGTTTTTTCAGCTTGAGGGACGCAGGCGCCTTGGGGCTGAGGAGTTTGCAAGGGGATTGCCGGAATTTGTCGGATCCGTGCTCGGTGAGATGAGGTCGTGA
- a CDS encoding DUF116 domain-containing protein has protein sequence MRASDRTEGDRRALKESRSADKRLFLLIILLTSVLVILFCFLAYAVPAMGFQALPNFVRWFFLGSLILGGGSILLVLSLLVVVVVRGRDIPLPFAKKLRSIAIKYFLPLFIVVGRLIGLSKEDVQHAFVRVNNELVMAYCRDGHLPRRILLLMPHCLQNSECPVKITYRVQNCKRCGRCVIKDLLEISERYGAALSVATGGTIARRIVVETKPDLIIAVACERDLTSGIQDTAPLPVYGIFNRRPHGPCFNTQVDVQAIEGVLREVCGGGLSPSKEGEIEIG, from the coding sequence GTGAGGGCATCTGATAGGACTGAAGGAGATCGCAGGGCTTTGAAGGAAAGTCGATCTGCCGATAAAAGACTTTTCCTGCTGATAATCCTGCTTACCTCTGTTCTGGTCATCCTTTTTTGCTTCCTTGCCTACGCCGTACCCGCAATGGGATTTCAGGCCCTTCCGAACTTCGTCAGGTGGTTTTTCCTGGGAAGCCTGATACTCGGCGGCGGCTCGATCCTTTTGGTCCTTTCTCTGCTGGTCGTTGTTGTTGTTCGAGGTCGGGACATACCGTTGCCTTTTGCCAAAAAGCTCAGGAGCATTGCCATAAAGTATTTTTTGCCTCTTTTTATAGTCGTCGGGAGATTGATAGGGCTTTCTAAAGAGGATGTTCAGCACGCTTTCGTCAGGGTGAATAACGAACTCGTGATGGCCTACTGTCGCGACGGACATCTTCCACGACGGATCTTGCTTCTCATGCCCCATTGCCTCCAGAACAGCGAATGTCCCGTTAAAATCACTTACAGGGTCCAGAACTGCAAAAGATGCGGTCGCTGCGTAATAAAGGATCTTCTGGAGATTTCCGAACGCTACGGTGCGGCTTTAAGTGTTGCGACCGGTGGGACGATCGCAAGGCGTATTGTTGTGGAAACGAAACCGGACCTGATTATTGCAGTGGCCTGTGAACGAGATCTTACGAGTGGTATTCAGGATACGGCTCCCCTGCCGGTGTATGGAATCTTCAACCGCCGACCTCACGGTCCCTGCTTTAATACTCAGGTTGATGTTCAGGCGATAGAAGGAGTGTTAAGAGAAGTATGTGGCGGTGGATTATCCCCTTCTAAAGAAGGAGAGATAGAAATCGGATGA